The following proteins come from a genomic window of Frankia casuarinae:
- a CDS encoding ribonuclease J produces the protein MSHPHPDLGPPPPLRADGLRIIPLGGVGEIGRNMTVFEHAGRLLIVDCGVLFPEDVQPGIDLILPDFTAIRDRLDDIEAVILTHAHEDHIGAVPYLLRERRDIPLIGTRLTLALMNAKLAEHRVKAVTQEIREEERHAFGPFECEFFAVNHSIPDAVAVAIRTEAGLVLHTGDFKMDQLPLDGRLTDLGGFARLGREGVDLLLSDSTNAEVPGFVTSEREIAPVLDGVFREATRRIIIACFASHVHRVQQVLDAAEEHGRSVCFVGRSMVRNMGVARDLGLLRVPPGLIVDARDVDALPDRNICLISTGSQGEPLSALSRMANRDHQIRIQAGDTVVLASSLIPGNENAVFRVINGLTRYGAKVVHKGVAKVHTSGHAPAGELLYVLNATRPSNVMPVHGEWRHLRAHAKLAEATGVPPDHVVLAEDGMVIDLLDGRARITGVVPCGYVYVDGAAVGDVGEPSLKDRRILGEEGFITITVVVDAAAGKVVVGPDLSARGFSDAPGAFDSVSKLVSDGLVDAMRTGMNDLTALQQLVRRTVGRWVNENYRRRPMIVPVVLEV, from the coding sequence ATGAGCCATCCGCATCCCGACCTCGGCCCGCCGCCGCCGCTGCGCGCGGACGGCCTTCGGATCATCCCGCTCGGTGGGGTTGGGGAGATCGGTCGCAACATGACCGTCTTCGAACACGCCGGCCGGCTGCTGATCGTGGACTGCGGGGTGTTGTTCCCGGAGGACGTCCAGCCGGGGATCGACCTGATCCTGCCCGACTTCACCGCCATCCGGGATCGCCTCGACGACATCGAGGCGGTGATCCTCACCCACGCACACGAGGATCACATCGGGGCGGTGCCCTACCTGCTGCGGGAACGGCGTGACATCCCGCTGATCGGCACCCGGCTCACCCTGGCGCTGATGAACGCGAAGCTCGCCGAGCACCGCGTCAAGGCGGTCACTCAGGAGATCCGGGAGGAGGAGCGGCACGCCTTCGGGCCGTTCGAGTGCGAGTTCTTCGCGGTCAACCACTCCATCCCGGACGCCGTGGCCGTGGCCATCCGCACCGAGGCCGGGCTCGTCCTGCACACCGGCGACTTCAAGATGGACCAGCTGCCGCTCGACGGCCGGCTGACCGACCTGGGGGGCTTCGCGCGGCTCGGCCGCGAGGGTGTGGACCTGCTGCTGTCCGACTCGACCAACGCCGAGGTGCCCGGGTTCGTCACCTCCGAGCGGGAGATCGCCCCGGTGCTCGACGGAGTCTTCCGCGAGGCGACCCGCCGGATCATCATCGCCTGCTTCGCCAGCCATGTGCACCGGGTGCAGCAGGTGCTCGACGCGGCCGAGGAGCACGGCCGGTCGGTCTGCTTCGTGGGCAGGTCGATGGTCCGCAACATGGGAGTGGCCCGCGACCTCGGGTTGCTGCGGGTGCCACCGGGTCTGATCGTCGACGCCCGGGACGTGGACGCGCTGCCGGACCGCAACATCTGCCTGATCTCCACGGGCTCCCAGGGGGAGCCGCTCTCGGCCCTGTCCCGGATGGCCAACCGGGATCACCAGATCCGCATCCAGGCCGGCGACACGGTCGTGCTCGCTTCCAGCCTCATCCCCGGCAACGAGAACGCGGTGTTCCGGGTGATCAACGGGCTGACCCGCTACGGCGCCAAGGTCGTTCACAAGGGCGTGGCGAAGGTGCACACCTCGGGTCACGCCCCGGCGGGCGAGTTGCTCTACGTTCTGAACGCCACCAGGCCGTCCAACGTCATGCCGGTCCACGGCGAATGGCGGCACCTGCGGGCCCATGCCAAGCTCGCCGAGGCGACCGGGGTGCCCCCGGACCACGTAGTGCTCGCCGAGGACGGCATGGTCATCGACCTGCTTGACGGCCGGGCGCGGATCACCGGCGTTGTTCCCTGCGGCTATGTCTACGTTGACGGCGCCGCGGTCGGGGACGTCGGTGAGCCGAGCCTGAAGGACCGCCGGATCCTCGGCGAGGAGGGTTTCATCACGATCACCGTCGTGGTGGACGCCGCGGCGGGCAAGGTCGTCGTCGGCCCGGATCTCTCCGCCCGCGGCTTCTCCGATGCGCCGGGCGCCTTCGACTCCGTCTCCAAACTGGTCAGCGACGGGCTGGTGGACGCGATGCGCACCGGGATGAACGATCTGACGGCCCTGCAGCAGCTCGTGCGGCGTACGGTCGGTCGCTGGGTCAACGAGAACTACCGGCGCCGTCCGATGATCGTTCCGGTGGTTCTCGAGGTCTGA
- the dapA gene encoding 4-hydroxy-tetrahydrodipicolinate synthase: MSEVPSSVTGMSMLPPAPFGRVITAMVTPFRADGGLDEAGAAQLASRLVDAGNDGLVVNGTTGESPTTTDEEKDRLVRVVVEAVGSRARVISGVGTSDTAHSVELARAAEAAGAHGLLVVTPYYNKPPQAGLLRHFVTVAEATGLPVVVYDIPGRTGVPVASETLVRLAEHPRIVAVKDAKDDLPASSWVLARTGLAYYSGTDALNLPLLSIGACGVISVVGHVAAPAIRAMIEAFGAGEVGRAIALHQGLLPAYEGMFRTQGVILAKAALRLAGLPAGPVRPPLVDATPAEVARLRADLAEALLDAAGPPGAPGGVEAGGRGAPAGASSGSGSSGSGSSVGLAVAAAGEVS, encoded by the coding sequence ATGTCGGAGGTGCCGTCTAGCGTGACCGGTATGTCAATGTTGCCGCCGGCGCCGTTCGGGCGCGTGATCACAGCGATGGTCACGCCGTTCCGGGCGGACGGCGGTCTCGATGAGGCGGGTGCCGCGCAGCTCGCGAGCCGTCTGGTGGACGCCGGCAACGACGGGCTCGTGGTCAACGGCACCACCGGGGAGTCTCCGACGACCACCGACGAGGAGAAGGACCGCCTGGTGCGGGTCGTCGTCGAGGCCGTGGGAAGCCGTGCCCGCGTGATCTCCGGTGTCGGGACGAGTGACACCGCGCACAGCGTGGAACTGGCGCGGGCCGCCGAAGCCGCGGGCGCGCACGGCCTGCTCGTCGTGACGCCCTACTACAACAAGCCACCGCAGGCCGGGTTGCTGCGGCATTTCGTCACCGTCGCCGAGGCGACCGGGCTACCGGTCGTCGTCTACGACATCCCCGGCCGGACCGGGGTTCCGGTGGCGTCGGAGACTTTGGTGCGGTTGGCCGAACACCCGCGTATCGTCGCGGTCAAGGACGCTAAGGACGATCTGCCCGCATCCTCCTGGGTGCTGGCGCGGACCGGTCTGGCGTATTACTCCGGCACCGACGCGCTCAATCTGCCGTTGCTGTCCATCGGGGCATGCGGAGTCATCAGTGTTGTCGGGCACGTGGCCGCACCCGCGATCCGTGCCATGATCGAGGCCTTCGGGGCCGGTGAGGTGGGTCGGGCGATCGCGCTGCATCAGGGCTTGCTGCCCGCGTACGAAGGAATGTTCCGCACCCAGGGCGTGATCCTGGCCAAGGCCGCGCTGCGGCTGGCCGGGCTGCCCGCGGGGCCGGTCCGGCCACCGTTGGTGGACGCCACTCCCGCCGAGGTCGCGCGGCTGCGGGCGGACCTCGCCGAGGCGCTCCTCGACGCCGCCGGGCCGCCGGGCGCGCCTGGCGGCGTCGAGGCCGGGGGGCGGGGCGCGCCGGCCGGCGCCTCGTCCGGGTCCGGGTCGTCCGGGTCCGGGTCGTCCGTCGGGCTGGCCGTCGCCGCGGCGGGTGAGGTCTCATGA
- a CDS encoding phosphoketolase family protein translates to MTSVVDAERSGADPAAGPLSPAELDLIHAYWRAANYLSVGQIYLLDNPLLTEPLRPEHVKPRLLGHWGTTPGLNLIYAHLNRVIRAKDLNAIYIIGPGHGGPGIVANAYLEGTYSEVYPSIGRDVAGMRRLFRQFSFPGGIPSHVAPETPGSIHEGGELGYALTHAYGAAFDNPDLVVCAVVGDGEAETGPLAASWHSNKFLDPGRDGAVLPVLHLNGYKIANPTILARIPEQELTALLRGYGYHPYFVVGDDPAAVHQRMAGVLDAAVGEIHEIQDRARRHGRTERPTWPMIVLRTPKGWTGPATVDGLPVEGTWRSHQVPVAQLHDNPGHLAQLEAWLRSYRPEELFDAGGAPRAELAALAPRGPRRMSANPHANGGELLRDLTLPDFRDYAVDVTAPGTTLAEPTRILGAFLRDVVAANPSTFRVMGPDETASNRLGALFEVTDRVWNAGTEPTDEHLAVDGRVMEVLSEHLCQGWLEGYLLTGRHGFFSCYEAFIHIVDSMVNQHAKWLKTTRHIPWRRPIASLNYLLTSHVWRQDHNGFSHQDPGFIDHVVNKKAEVVRVYLPPDANTLLSVGNHCLRSRHYINVIVAGKQPALNYLSMPAAIAHCTRGLGIWDWASNDHDAPGDGLPDVVMACAGDIPTLETLAAVDLLRQHFPDLKVRVVNVVDLMSLQDEAEHPHGISHARFDALFTTDRPIIFAYHGYPWLIHRLTYRRHNHHNLHVRGYIEEGTTTTPFDMVMLNNLDRFHLVADVIDRVPSLGARAAHVRQQMIDARLAARTYTRDHGEDAPEIRNWTWPY, encoded by the coding sequence ATGACGAGCGTCGTCGACGCCGAGCGGAGCGGGGCGGATCCGGCCGCGGGGCCGTTGTCCCCGGCGGAGCTTGACCTCATCCACGCCTACTGGCGAGCGGCGAACTATCTGTCCGTCGGACAGATCTACCTGCTCGACAATCCCCTGCTCACCGAGCCGCTGCGTCCGGAGCACGTCAAACCGCGCCTGCTCGGGCACTGGGGCACGACTCCCGGCCTGAACCTCATCTACGCCCATCTGAACCGCGTGATCCGGGCAAAGGACCTGAACGCCATCTACATCATCGGTCCGGGTCACGGCGGTCCCGGCATCGTGGCGAACGCCTACCTGGAAGGCACCTACAGCGAGGTCTACCCCTCGATCGGCCGGGATGTGGCGGGGATGCGGCGGCTGTTCCGGCAGTTTTCCTTCCCCGGCGGAATTCCCAGCCACGTCGCGCCGGAGACTCCCGGGTCCATTCATGAGGGCGGCGAGCTCGGTTACGCGCTGACCCACGCCTACGGCGCGGCCTTCGACAATCCCGACCTGGTGGTCTGCGCCGTCGTGGGGGACGGGGAGGCCGAGACGGGCCCGCTCGCGGCGAGCTGGCACTCCAACAAGTTCCTCGACCCGGGTCGCGACGGCGCGGTGCTGCCGGTCCTGCACCTCAACGGCTACAAGATCGCCAATCCGACGATCCTGGCCCGCATCCCCGAGCAGGAGCTGACCGCGCTCCTGCGTGGCTACGGGTACCATCCGTACTTCGTGGTCGGGGACGACCCGGCCGCGGTGCACCAGCGGATGGCGGGCGTCCTGGACGCCGCCGTCGGCGAGATCCACGAGATCCAGGACCGGGCCCGCCGCCACGGCCGCACCGAGCGCCCCACCTGGCCGATGATCGTGCTGCGGACCCCCAAGGGGTGGACCGGGCCGGCCACTGTTGACGGCCTGCCGGTCGAGGGCACGTGGCGGTCCCACCAGGTGCCCGTCGCGCAGTTGCACGACAACCCCGGGCACTTGGCCCAGCTGGAGGCGTGGCTGCGCTCCTACCGGCCGGAGGAGCTCTTCGATGCCGGCGGCGCCCCGCGGGCCGAACTCGCCGCGCTCGCCCCCCGCGGTCCCCGGCGGATGAGTGCGAACCCGCATGCCAACGGGGGCGAGCTGCTGCGTGATCTGACTCTTCCCGACTTCCGTGACTACGCGGTCGACGTCACCGCCCCCGGGACCACCCTCGCCGAGCCGACCCGGATCCTGGGCGCGTTCCTACGGGACGTGGTGGCCGCCAATCCGAGCACCTTCCGGGTGATGGGCCCGGATGAGACCGCCTCCAATCGGCTGGGTGCGCTCTTCGAGGTGACCGACCGCGTCTGGAACGCCGGGACGGAACCGACGGACGAGCACCTGGCCGTGGACGGTCGGGTCATGGAGGTGCTTTCCGAGCATCTGTGCCAGGGCTGGCTGGAGGGCTATCTGCTCACCGGCCGGCACGGGTTCTTCTCCTGCTACGAGGCGTTCATCCACATCGTCGACTCGATGGTCAATCAGCACGCGAAATGGCTGAAGACCACCCGGCACATCCCGTGGCGGCGCCCGATCGCATCGTTGAACTACCTGTTGACCAGCCACGTGTGGCGGCAGGACCACAACGGCTTCTCCCATCAGGACCCCGGATTCATCGACCACGTCGTGAACAAGAAGGCCGAGGTCGTCCGGGTGTACCTGCCCCCGGACGCGAACACCCTGCTCTCCGTCGGCAACCACTGCCTGCGCAGCCGGCACTACATCAACGTGATCGTGGCCGGCAAGCAGCCGGCGTTGAACTACCTGTCGATGCCGGCGGCGATCGCCCACTGCACCCGTGGCCTGGGCATCTGGGACTGGGCCAGCAACGACCACGACGCGCCCGGCGACGGGCTGCCGGATGTGGTGATGGCCTGTGCCGGGGACATCCCGACCCTGGAGACCCTCGCCGCGGTGGACCTCCTGCGCCAGCACTTCCCCGATCTGAAGGTGCGCGTCGTCAACGTCGTCGACCTGATGTCCCTGCAGGACGAGGCGGAACATCCGCACGGCATCTCGCACGCCCGCTTCGACGCGCTGTTCACCACCGACCGGCCGATCATCTTCGCCTACCACGGCTATCCCTGGCTGATCCACCGGCTGACCTACCGGCGGCACAACCATCACAACCTGCATGTCCGTGGCTACATCGAGGAGGGGACGACCACCACCCCGTTCGACATGGTCATGCTGAACAACCTCGACCGGTTCCACCTGGTGGCGGACGTCATCGACCGGGTACCGAGCCTGGGCGCCCGCGCCGCGCACGTCCGGCAGCAGATGATCGACGCGCGGCTCGCGGCCCGGACCTACACCCGGGACCACGGCGAGGACGCCCCGGAGATCCGGAACTGGACTTGGCCCTACTGA
- a CDS encoding acetate/propionate family kinase — protein sequence MNVLVVNAGSASLKLRLIGPDDVLLAARDLTAPAGRVDPAGVIAALRELTHEGGQPGAVGHRIVHGGTDFTAPVVVDRAVAERLRRLTALAPLHQPAALAALDEVGAAVPEVAQVACFDTAFHSRMPAEAITYAIPAEWRERYGIRRYGFHGLSHAHVSRRAAALTGARRIVTCHLGSGASLAAVLDGVGVDTTMGFTPLEGLVMATRSGTVDPGALLWLQTEAGLSAHELTDRLFTSAGLRALAGTADMRDVESGVAAGEPAAALALAVYLHRLRAGIAAMTAALGGLDALVFTGGVGENSASVRAGAAAGLGYLGVAVDPERNDPARAGGTGLPGGTGPSGGTGPSGGTGPSGGTGPSGGTGPSGGTGPSGGTGPSGGTEREIGVPGAAVRTLVIEAREDLEIARGTRAALAGGNG from the coding sequence ATGAACGTCCTGGTGGTCAACGCCGGATCGGCCAGCCTCAAGCTGCGGCTGATCGGCCCGGACGACGTCCTGCTCGCCGCGCGCGATCTCACCGCGCCAGCCGGTCGGGTGGACCCGGCCGGGGTCATCGCCGCGTTGCGCGAGCTCACCCACGAGGGTGGCCAGCCGGGCGCGGTCGGGCACCGCATCGTGCACGGCGGGACGGATTTCACCGCACCCGTGGTCGTCGACCGGGCCGTGGCCGAGCGGCTGCGGAGGCTGACCGCCCTCGCCCCCCTGCACCAGCCTGCGGCACTTGCCGCCCTCGACGAGGTCGGGGCGGCCGTGCCCGAGGTGGCGCAGGTCGCTTGCTTCGACACGGCGTTCCACAGCCGGATGCCGGCGGAGGCCATCACCTACGCCATCCCGGCCGAGTGGCGGGAGCGGTATGGCATCCGCCGGTACGGCTTCCACGGCCTGTCCCACGCCCACGTCTCCCGGCGGGCGGCCGCGCTCACCGGGGCGCGGCGCATCGTGACCTGTCATCTCGGCTCGGGCGCGTCGCTCGCCGCCGTTCTCGACGGGGTGGGGGTGGACACCACGATGGGCTTCACCCCGCTGGAGGGCCTGGTGATGGCCACCCGGTCCGGCACCGTGGATCCCGGCGCGCTGCTGTGGCTGCAGACGGAGGCGGGACTGAGCGCGCACGAGCTCACCGATCGCCTGTTCACCTCGGCGGGGCTGCGCGCGCTCGCGGGGACGGCGGACATGCGGGATGTCGAGTCCGGCGTCGCCGCGGGTGAGCCTGCCGCCGCGCTGGCGCTGGCGGTCTACCTGCACCGGCTGCGCGCCGGGATCGCCGCGATGACCGCCGCGCTGGGCGGGCTGGACGCCCTGGTGTTCACCGGCGGCGTCGGGGAGAACTCCGCCTCCGTGCGGGCCGGGGCCGCGGCCGGACTCGGCTACCTGGGCGTGGCGGTGGATCCCGAGCGTAACGATCCGGCCCGGGCCGGTGGTACGGGTCTGCCGGGCGGCACGGGCCCATCTGGTGGTACGGGCCCATCTGGTGGTACGGGCCCATCTGGTGGTACGGGCCCATCTGGTGGTACGGGCCCATCTGGTGGTACGGGCCCATCTGGTGGTACGGGCCCATCTGGTGGCACGGAGCGCGAGATCGGCGTGCCGGGGGCCGCCGTGCGCACGCTCGTGATCGAGGCACGCGAGGACCTGGAGATCGCCCGCGGGACCCGGGCGGCCCTCGCTGGTGGCAATGGGTGA
- a CDS encoding FtsK/SpoIIIE family DNA translocase, which translates to MGAATALGTVLRRAGRGARELHIDPGHRRDGLGLTAFGGAILAGASVWFSAAGPLGRYVAAILELLVGAGAWVLPLFGLGAAWRLVRSPTDPDSRGRVVIGWTAVAVGLLGMVHIARGLPDFSDGVARMRAAGGVVGLLGGLPLASAVTPYVAVPLLLLLTFFGVLVITATPVRQVPERLGELVDRLTIGVRGPARDAGEYDADADFRDDPEDDSELSDGLLAAGAAGAGRGRRRRGGRATPPGGTSPGDGDAADAADAADAAGPPAGPPAGDLALDLFGELAGPEADTGYVTTAPDPGGAAAGGGEPVAGAAPPGSQRRARARTARVTAGAADTATGVPGPGSADFGGEIEHLVPPTDGDYRLPSPTLLRSGTPPKVRSAATDGVIASLTDVFAQFKVDAQVTGFTRGPTVTRYEVELGAAVKVERIIQLTKNIAYAVKSPDVRIISPIPGKSAVGIEIPNTDRELVSLGDVLRSGEAIGNPHPLVVGLGKDIEGGYVLANLAKMPHILIAGATGAGKSTCINTLITSVLARATPDQVRMVLVDPKRVELTNYQGIPHLITPIITNPKKAADALQWVVKEMENRYEDLAACGVRHVDDFNRKVRNGEIAAPPGSERVYVPYPYILAIVDELADLMMVAPRDVEDAICRITAMARAVGIHLVLATQRPSVDVVTGLIKANVPSRLAFATASLADSRTILDQAGAEKLVGLGDALFLPMGAGKPARIQGAFVSEDEIAAIVDHTKEQAPAAFREDVFDAGGEARKEIDEEIGDDLQLFLQAVELVVSTQFGSTSMLQRKLRVGFAKAGRLMDLMESRGIVGASEGSKARDVLVMPDELEGLLTTLRNG; encoded by the coding sequence ATGGGCGCGGCGACGGCGCTGGGCACCGTGCTGCGCCGGGCCGGTCGGGGCGCCCGTGAGCTGCACATCGATCCAGGGCACCGGCGTGACGGGCTCGGCCTGACCGCGTTCGGCGGGGCGATCCTGGCCGGCGCCTCGGTGTGGTTCTCCGCCGCCGGGCCGCTGGGGAGGTATGTGGCCGCGATCCTGGAGCTGCTGGTCGGCGCCGGCGCCTGGGTACTGCCGCTGTTCGGCCTGGGCGCCGCGTGGCGGCTGGTCCGGTCCCCGACCGATCCGGATAGCCGGGGCCGGGTGGTGATCGGGTGGACGGCGGTCGCCGTCGGTCTGCTCGGCATGGTGCACATCGCCCGTGGCCTGCCCGACTTCTCGGACGGCGTCGCCCGGATGCGGGCGGCCGGTGGCGTCGTCGGGCTGCTCGGTGGCCTCCCGCTGGCGAGCGCGGTGACGCCGTACGTCGCCGTTCCGCTGTTGCTGCTGCTGACGTTCTTCGGCGTTCTCGTCATCACGGCGACCCCTGTCCGCCAGGTGCCCGAGCGGCTCGGTGAACTCGTTGATCGGCTCACCATCGGGGTGCGCGGTCCCGCCCGGGATGCCGGCGAGTACGACGCGGACGCGGACTTCCGCGACGACCCCGAGGACGATTCGGAGCTGTCCGACGGCCTGCTCGCAGCCGGGGCGGCCGGGGCGGGTAGGGGTCGGCGTCGGCGTGGTGGTCGGGCGACCCCGCCTGGGGGAACGTCCCCGGGTGATGGCGATGCCGCCGATGCCGCCGATGCCGCCGATGCCGCCGGGCCGCCCGCCGGGCCGCCCGCCGGGGATCTCGCCCTCGACCTGTTCGGCGAGCTCGCCGGCCCGGAGGCGGACACCGGCTACGTGACCACGGCCCCCGACCCGGGCGGTGCGGCCGCCGGTGGCGGGGAACCGGTAGCGGGGGCCGCACCGCCCGGGTCGCAGCGCAGGGCCCGGGCCCGGACAGCCCGGGTGACCGCGGGTGCGGCGGACACCGCGACCGGCGTCCCCGGTCCGGGTTCCGCGGACTTCGGCGGCGAGATCGAGCATCTGGTCCCCCCGACCGACGGTGACTACCGGCTGCCGTCGCCGACCCTGCTGCGTTCCGGTACGCCGCCCAAGGTCCGCTCGGCCGCGACCGACGGGGTGATTGCCTCGCTGACCGACGTGTTCGCCCAGTTCAAAGTGGACGCCCAGGTCACCGGCTTCACCCGGGGACCGACGGTGACCCGCTACGAGGTCGAGCTCGGTGCCGCGGTCAAGGTCGAGCGGATCATCCAGCTCACGAAGAACATCGCGTACGCGGTGAAGAGCCCGGACGTGCGGATCATCAGTCCGATCCCGGGCAAGAGCGCGGTCGGTATCGAGATTCCCAACACCGACCGGGAGTTGGTGTCGCTCGGCGACGTCCTGCGCAGCGGGGAGGCGATCGGTAACCCGCATCCGCTGGTTGTCGGTCTCGGCAAGGACATCGAGGGCGGCTACGTGCTCGCCAACCTGGCCAAGATGCCGCACATCCTCATCGCCGGGGCGACCGGAGCCGGCAAGTCGACGTGTATCAACACCCTCATCACCTCGGTGCTGGCCCGGGCCACCCCTGACCAGGTGCGCATGGTGCTGGTGGACCCCAAGCGGGTCGAGCTGACGAACTATCAGGGTATTCCCCATCTGATCACGCCGATCATCACGAATCCCAAAAAGGCGGCCGATGCGCTGCAATGGGTCGTGAAGGAGATGGAGAACCGGTACGAGGACCTGGCCGCGTGCGGGGTGCGTCACGTCGACGACTTCAACCGCAAAGTGCGCAACGGCGAGATCGCCGCCCCGCCGGGATCCGAACGTGTCTACGTGCCCTACCCCTACATCCTGGCCATCGTCGACGAGCTCGCCGACCTGATGATGGTGGCGCCGCGCGACGTCGAGGACGCCATCTGCCGGATCACCGCCATGGCCCGGGCGGTGGGCATCCACCTGGTGCTCGCCACCCAGCGGCCCTCCGTCGACGTGGTGACCGGTCTGATCAAGGCGAACGTGCCGTCCCGGCTCGCCTTCGCGACGGCGTCGTTGGCGGACAGCCGGACGATCCTCGACCAGGCCGGCGCGGAGAAGCTCGTCGGCCTGGGGGACGCGCTCTTCCTGCCGATGGGAGCGGGTAAACCCGCCCGTATCCAGGGTGCCTTCGTTTCCGAGGACGAGATCGCGGCCATCGTCGACCACACGAAGGAACAGGCGCCGGCGGCGTTCCGGGAGGACGTGTTCGACGCCGGCGGCGAGGCCAGGAAGGAGATCGACGAGGAGATCGGAGACGATCTGCAGCTCTTCCTGCAGGCCGTCGAGCTCGTGGTGAGCACGCAGTTCGGCTCCACCTCGATGTTGCAGCGCAAGCTGCGGGTCGGGTTCGCGAAGGCCGGGCGGCTGATGGACCTGATGGAGAGCCGGGGCATCGTCGGCGCAAGTGAGGGATCGAAGGCGCGTGACGTGCTGGTCATGCCGGACGAGTTGGAGGGTTTGCTCACAACCCTGCGTAACGGATGA
- the thyX gene encoding FAD-dependent thymidylate synthase — MMEVAVSQPTSEPTSEPTSVRLRVQVIAKTEFIPPDDVAWSTDADGGQALAEFAGRACYQSWNKPNPATATNAGYLRHILDVGHLSVLEHGTVSLYLTGVSRSLTHELVRHRHFSYSQLSQRYVPERDAAVVEPEVIAADPELHALFQQAAAASLEAYGRLLEGLEKRFADVSAPISRRKQARQAARSVLMNATETRIVVTGNYRAWRHFIGMRASEHADVEIRGLAVAVLRELLRVAPNVFADFRISTLDDGTEVASSPLVGEG, encoded by the coding sequence ATGATGGAGGTGGCAGTGTCGCAGCCGACGTCCGAACCGACGTCCGAACCGACGTCCGTGCGGCTTCGGGTCCAGGTGATCGCCAAGACCGAGTTCATCCCCCCGGACGACGTGGCCTGGAGCACCGACGCCGACGGCGGTCAGGCCCTCGCCGAGTTCGCCGGGCGGGCCTGCTACCAGAGCTGGAACAAGCCGAATCCGGCGACCGCGACCAACGCCGGCTACCTACGGCACATTCTCGACGTCGGGCATCTGTCCGTGCTCGAGCACGGGACCGTATCGCTCTATCTCACCGGGGTGTCGCGCAGCCTCACCCATGAGCTGGTCCGGCACCGGCACTTCTCCTACAGCCAGCTCTCCCAGCGCTACGTCCCCGAGCGGGACGCCGCCGTGGTGGAACCGGAGGTCATCGCGGCCGATCCGGAGCTGCACGCCCTGTTCCAACAGGCCGCGGCGGCCTCGCTGGAGGCCTACGGGCGCCTGTTGGAAGGTCTGGAGAAGCGGTTCGCCGACGTTTCCGCGCCCATCTCACGGCGCAAGCAGGCGCGCCAGGCGGCCCGGTCGGTGCTGATGAACGCGACCGAGACCCGGATCGTGGTCACCGGGAACTACCGGGCGTGGCGGCACTTCATCGGGATGCGGGCGAGTGAGCATGCCGACGTGGAGATCCGCGGGCTTGCCGTCGCCGTCCTGCGGGAACTGCTCCGGGTGGCGCCCAACGTGTTCGCCGACTTCCGGATCTCGACGCTGGATGACGGCACCGAGGTCGCCTCCAGCCCGCTGGTGGGGGAGGGCTGA